In Candidatus Binatia bacterium, the DNA window CTGACAGGCTCGGGGCCGCCCTCCTGCCAGAGGATTCCCATGATATCCGGCTGCTCAGCCATGTGCGACCCGGAGATTGGCAAAACCCGGAGCCGCAGGGCCGCTACAATCTCGTCGTCATCGGGGGCGGCACCGCTGGATTGGTCACTGCGGCCGGAGCGGCGGGACTCGGCGCCCGAGTCGCTCTGATCGAAGGGGGCCTGCTGGGCGGAGACTGCCTCAACGCAGGCTGCGTTCCTTCCAAGGCAATTCTACGGAGCGCCAAAGCCCGGGTGGATCCCGCCACCAATGCCGAACTGGGGTACCCGGCCGAAGGCGGCCCGGACTTCGGCCGTGCCTTCGAGCGCATGCGCCAGCTTCGTGCGGACCTCTCGCCGGTCGACTCGGCTCGCCGCTTCCGCGACGAACTCGGCGTCGATGTCTATCAGGGGCGCGGCCGCTTCGAGAGCCCCGATAGCGTCCGGGTCGGCGACCAATCGCTGCTCTTCCACCGCGCCGTGATCGCTACGGGAGCCTCCCCTTCGATACCGCCCATCCCGGGCCTTGCCGAATCGACGCCCCACACCAATGAGTCGATCTTCACGCTGACAGAGGCTCCCGGGCATCTCATCATCATTGGAACCGGACCCATTGGCTGCGAACTGGCGCAGGCTTTTCGCCGGCTTGGCTCGGATGTCACCATGGTTGCGCCCGACGAGCACATTTTACCTCGAGAAGATCGCGATGCCAGCCTGCCGGTGCAACGCGCGCTGGAGAGCGATGGCGTGCAACTTCTTCTTCGGCATTCGATCGAAAAGGTCCAGCGAGTTGGCGACGAGACCCTGCTGCATGTCAAGACCGACGAGGAAGGTCGCGAACTGCGCTGCGACCAGCTTCTGGTCGCCACGGGGCGGTCCCCCAATATCGAAGGTCTCGGGCTGGCCGAGGTCGGCGTCGAG includes these proteins:
- a CDS encoding mercuric reductase encodes the protein MQGTSKGKTDRLGAALLPEDSHDIRLLSHVRPGDWQNPEPQGRYNLVVIGGGTAGLVTAAGAAGLGARVALIEGGLLGGDCLNAGCVPSKAILRSAKARVDPATNAELGYPAEGGPDFGRAFERMRQLRADLSPVDSARRFRDELGVDVYQGRGRFESPDSVRVGDQSLLFHRAVIATGASPSIPPIPGLAESTPHTNESIFTLTEAPGHLIIIGTGPIGCELAQAFRRLGSDVTMVAPDEHILPREDRDASLPVQRALESDGVQLLLRHSIEKVQRVGDETLLHVKTDEEGRELRCDQLLVATGRSPNIEGLGLAEVGVETDPQQGIKVDDRLQTTNPRIYAAGDVCLEQKFTHAADFAARTVIQNALFRGSRKLSSLLIPRCTYTDPEIASVGLSLNQAAEEKIEVREWTVPFADLDRARLEGDTDGFVRILTGMKSDKILGATIVARHAGDLIGEVATAMSAGVGLGKLANVIHPYPTQADAIRKAGDLYNRTRLTPLVKRLFALWFRWNR